One window of Paenibacillus sp. JQZ6Y-1 genomic DNA carries:
- a CDS encoding ABC transporter ATP-binding protein, translating into MITIDNLSYKYENSPHHILKNISVTFCPGVINVVIGKNGAGKTTLFDILTRIIRTEGTITGLPSDKDIIYQLQGLFFPTTLTGKDLFRFFLYTDISSNLKIKNEPYTDEDMSKNEVNFMNHIWNTKYGNMSIGERRYLSILAITLIKRKFYIFDEPTSGVDPEARVRVLNRITKLVNDPEKIVLLSTHTLHELKNYPCKLHLLHHGEFEFQGTYQEFLDYYDSDDPDMAFYHMIHSDSQ; encoded by the coding sequence TATAAATATGAAAATTCCCCTCATCATATACTGAAAAACATATCAGTAACTTTTTGTCCTGGTGTCATTAATGTAGTAATTGGAAAAAATGGAGCTGGAAAAACAACACTCTTTGATATTTTAACTCGTATAATTAGAACAGAAGGAACTATAACTGGTTTGCCTTCTGATAAAGATATTATTTATCAATTACAGGGATTATTTTTCCCAACCACTTTAACTGGAAAAGATTTATTTCGCTTCTTTTTATATACTGATATTTCTAGTAATTTAAAAATAAAAAATGAACCTTATACTGATGAAGATATGAGTAAAAATGAAGTCAACTTCATGAATCATATTTGGAATACTAAATACGGAAATATGTCTATAGGTGAGCGTAGATATCTAAGCATACTAGCTATAACTTTAATTAAAAGGAAATTTTATATTTTTGATGAACCTACTTCAGGTGTAGATCCTGAAGCTCGAGTACGTGTACTAAATAGAATTACAAAGCTGGTTAATGATCCTGAAAAGATAGTTTTGCTTTCAACACATACACTACATGAGCTTAAAAACTATCCTTGTAAGTTGCATTTACTTCATCATGGAGAATTTGAGTTCCAAGGTACTTACCAAGAATTTTTAGATTACTATGATAGTGATGATCCTGATATGGCATTTTATCATATGATTCATTCTGACTCTCAGTAA
- a CDS encoding MFS transporter: MQQATRMNDQDKRHGLTALLPYIVAAVIARGADAGAGVGLVLLASSNQQLAHPQLTGALLAAALTAPHVLGPLTARLLDRANDQRRVLAAASLLYGLFVLLTACTVGQIPLFVSIVFAACAGLCGPLLTGGLSSVLSGLVQGDEQQQRRAESWDALTYGISGTLGPAAVAVIATMFSPLLALILLSVSVLVAVVLILWLPLQRRDPHTKESAVSSEQGVFHILLHTGPLRRAIIVMMAAAFPGGAISVIAVAFASAQLGNSAGGGWLVAAFGLGNLAGSLLLTLFPLRGEPERNMLLYTALVAVAFGICALAAQTYVALLLALAVAGAANAPFFAATLGVRSNYAPDHVRGQVFTGMAGFKIASSSAGTALAGVLTGFGAPLLLLAGGIVVGVAYGYALLDRKRSK; encoded by the coding sequence ATGCAGCAAGCAACTCGGATGAATGATCAAGACAAGCGGCATGGATTGACCGCATTGCTTCCATATATCGTCGCAGCCGTCATCGCTCGTGGAGCGGACGCAGGCGCTGGAGTCGGGCTGGTGCTGTTAGCTTCATCGAATCAGCAATTGGCGCATCCGCAGCTAACTGGCGCGCTGCTGGCAGCAGCCTTAACCGCGCCGCATGTGCTAGGACCGTTAACCGCTCGCTTATTGGATCGGGCAAACGATCAGCGGCGTGTGCTGGCTGCTGCTTCGCTATTATACGGATTGTTCGTGCTGCTCACTGCTTGCACGGTTGGACAGATTCCGTTGTTCGTTTCGATTGTATTTGCTGCTTGTGCAGGGCTGTGTGGTCCGTTACTGACTGGTGGACTCAGCAGTGTGCTGTCGGGATTGGTGCAGGGAGATGAGCAGCAGCAGCGCCGTGCGGAAAGCTGGGATGCACTCACGTATGGCATTAGTGGTACACTTGGGCCAGCAGCGGTGGCAGTGATAGCGACGATGTTCAGTCCGCTACTGGCGCTAATTCTGCTCTCGGTAAGTGTGCTGGTGGCGGTAGTGCTGATTCTCTGGCTACCTTTGCAAAGGCGAGATCCACATACCAAGGAGAGTGCCGTATCATCGGAGCAAGGTGTATTCCATATTTTGCTGCATACAGGACCGCTGCGACGAGCGATTATAGTGATGATGGCGGCGGCATTTCCGGGTGGGGCGATCTCTGTCATCGCCGTTGCTTTTGCCTCAGCGCAGTTGGGAAATTCGGCAGGCGGTGGCTGGCTGGTAGCAGCGTTTGGGCTGGGGAATCTGGCGGGATCGCTGTTGCTGACGCTGTTTCCGCTACGTGGAGAGCCGGAGCGTAATATGCTGCTGTATACAGCGCTGGTGGCGGTTGCCTTTGGCATTTGTGCATTGGCGGCACAGACGTATGTGGCGCTGCTATTGGCATTGGCGGTGGCTGGTGCGGCGAATGCGCCGTTTTTTGCAGCGACGCTCGGTGTGCGGTCGAATTACGCGCCGGATCATGTGCGAGGGCAGGTATTTACAGGGATGGCAGGCTTTAAAATTGCCAGCAGCTCAGCAGGCACAGCGCTTGCGGGTGTGTTGACTGGATTCGGTGCGCCATTGCTGCTGCTTGCTGGCGGTATTGTGGTTGGTGTGGCATATGGCTATGCGCTGCTGGATCGGAAAAGGAGCAAGTAA